The proteins below come from a single Vanessa tameamea isolate UH-Manoa-2023 chromosome 15, ilVanTame1 primary haplotype, whole genome shotgun sequence genomic window:
- the LOC113394722 gene encoding xanthine dehydrogenase-like, with protein MERVQFKVNGKQCSVGCEVDSDTTLLDYLRETLKLCGTKYMCLEGGCGACMITATKNNKDVPQAINSCLVSVTSCQEWDIKTIEFIGNRLKGYHPLQKVLADCHGSQCGYCTPGWIMAMYSLLQTKKPTMLEIENSFGSNICRCTGYRPILQAFKKFASDAHNSYEISDIEDLKICDKSGDVCSRSNCSELDWCMVSKNDILNEILHIELSDKRHWYRVHTLSDVFGIWHEKGTESYMLVAGNTGKGVYPILEYPNLLIDVTGISELKGFYVDQNLVIGAGNTLTDVMKIFKTVSATEYFNYLIGLNDHLQLVAHLAVRNLATIAGNLILKNQHPEFKSDIFIILETVGAQITIMTAIGQSETLTLQNFLKEDMKGKIIMNVLLPPLNESHKIVTFKIMPRAQNAHAIVNAGFLYKINENQNQVISCRIVYGGLSAKFNRSWKTERYLVGKSLFLNETLQDALEILENEIIVTENLPDPPVQSRKIIALGLFYKGLISLCPSTVLHPRYRSGTVKLHEKRPVSEGQQVFDTNPILWPLSKAIPKLDALIQCAGESEYTDDIQALSGEVYAAFVLTTVALGTIEKIDPSEALKEPGVIAFYSASDIPGVNSFTPPVNEFYLCNEELLCNGEVKFYNQPLGIIVAKSQKIANKATTLVKVSYSNVRNPVYDIKFAKNDPSKVTLLDSRDATMRGNDISKIIKGDNTVYGQYHFAMETLLCLTRPTEEGLQLFVTTQWIDTVQQVISRMLEIGHQRIDIYVRRLGGSFGLKMSRASQVAAACALVAYKLNRPCRFINTLSTNMRAVGKRLPCSTNFEIGVNNKGVIQYMNYELYSDNGYVLNEPFLNMTFESFTNCYRTDSWNYKAFNGLTDTPSNTWCRSPGSLEKIAMAELIMEQISYELNQDPIEVRLANLDPIFRDDINEILKTIKVNSDYAERLVSVEKFNSNNRWKKRGLRFSFLKWAPFGYPHLNIEGAFIMGVGYWTSENLVVDGQTGELLTNRTWDYWVPQARDIPQDFRIYFREKSFSRELIFGAKGTGEPATCMGIAVPIAMRQAVSAARLESGVPSTNWFPIDGPYTVDKIALSCATRIEDFKFY; from the exons ATGGAACGAgttcaatttaaagtaaatggAAAACAGTGTTCTG TGGGCTGCGAAGTCGATTCCGACACAACTCTTCTGGACTACCTTCGCGAAACGCTAAAGCTTTGTGGAACAAAATATATGTGCTTAGAAGGTGGCTGCGGAGCTTGTATGATCACTGCTACAAAGAACAACAAAGATGTCCCTCAAGCAATAAACTCA TGTCTAGTGTCAGTAACCTCATGTCAAGAATGGGATATAAAGACAATAGAATTTATAGGTAACCGATTGAAGGGTTACCATCCACTGCAGAAGGTACTTGCTGATTGTCATGGTTCCCAATGTGGCTACTGCACGCCGGGGTGGATCATGGCAATGTATAG cCTCTTGCAAACTAAAAAACCTACAATGCTTGAAATAGAAAATTCGTTTGGAAGTAATATCTGTAGATGTACTGGATATAGACCAATTTTACAAGCCTTCAAAAAATTCGCTTCGGATGCTCATAATTCCTACGAAATATCCGACATCGAAGATTTGAAAATATGTGACAAATCTGGTGATGTATGTTCAAGGAGTAATTGTTCGGAACTTGACTGGTGCATGGTTTCTAAAAATGATATTCTAAACGAAATACTGCATATTGAGTTAAGTGATAAACGACACTGGTACAGAGTACACACACTATCAGACGTATTTGGTATTTGGCATGAGAAAGGAACAGAATCATATATGCTAGTCGCTGGTAATACTGGCAAAG GTGTCTACCCAATATTAGAATATCCCAATCTTCTAATAGACGTGACAGGCATTTCAGAATTAAAAGGTTTTTATGTAGATCAAAATTTAGTGATTGGAGCTGGTAACACATTAACCGatgtaatgaaaatattcaaaactgTATCGGCGACTGAATACTTCAATTATCTTATTGGACTCAATGATCATTTACAACTAGTCGCTCACTTAGCTGTAAgaaat CTCGCAACGATAGCCGGTAATTTGATTTTGAAGAACCAACATCCAGAATTTAAAtcggatatttttattattcttgaaaCGGTCGGCGCACAGATAACTATTA TGACGGCCATTGGACAATCAGAAACTTTAACGttacaaaattttcttaaaGAAGACATGaaaggtaaaataataatgaatgttCTATTACCACCTCTAAACGAATCACATAAAATCGTCACCTTTAAG ATAATGCCTCGCGCACAAAATGCTCACGCCATTGTCAATGCgggatttttatacaaaataaacgaaaatcaaaatcaagtGATATCTTGTAGAATAGTGTATGGAGGACTTAGCGCAAAATTTAATCGTTCGTGGAAAACAGAACGATACTTAGTTGGTAAATCGTTATTTCTAAATGAAACATTACAAGATGCATTAGAAATATTAGAGAACGAAATAATAGTCACTGAGAATTTACCTGATCCGCCTGTTCAGAGCAGAAAGATAATTGCTTTAGGATTATTCTACAAG GGTCTCATTTCTCTGTGCCCGTCAACTGTATTGCACCCTCGATATCGTTCAGGAACCGTGAAATTGCACGAGAAGCGACCGGTATCGGAAGGTCAACAAGTATTTGATACTAACCCTATACTGTGGCCGTTAAGTAAAGCTATACCTAAATTGGATGCattg ATTCAGTGCGCAGGTGAGTCTGAATATACAGATGATATCCAAGCGCTTTCGGGAGAAGTTTATGCTGCATTTGTGTTAACAACTGTTGCTCTTGGAACAATCGAAAAAATAGATCCTAGCGAGGCGTtg AAAGAGCCTGGGGTTATAGCTTTCTATTCAGCTTCTGATATACCCGGTGTGAATAGTTTTACACCACCAgtgaatgaattttatttatgcaaTGAAGAACTGTTGTGCAATGGTGAagtcaaattttataatcagCCTCTTGGTATTATTGTTGCTAAATCTCAAAAAATTGCCAATAAAGCAACAACCTTGGTTAAAGTGTCGTATAGTAATGTAAGAAATCcagtatatgatataaaatttgcGAAAAATGATCCCAGCAAAGTTACGTTACTAGACTCAAGAGATGCAACAATGAGAGGAAATGATATTAGCAAAATAATCAAAGGTGACAATACTGTATATGGTCAATATCATTTTGCAATGGAAACATTGTTATGTCTAACACGTCCAACAGAAGAAGGATTGCAATTATTTGTTACGACTCAATGGATTGATACAGTACAACAGGTTATTTCAAGGATGTTGGAAATCGGGCATCAGAG aattgatATTTATGTTCGTCGACTTGGTGGCTCATTTGGTTTAAAAATGAGTCGAGCATCCCAAGTCGCTGCAGCATGTGCTTTGGTTGCTTATAAGCTTAACAGACCATGcagatttataaatactttaagtaCAAACATGAGAGCTGTTGGGAAGAGGTTGCCTTGTTCTACAAACTTCGAG ATTGGCGTAAATAACAAAGGTGTTATCCAGTATATGAACTATGAATTATATTCCGACAATGGTTACGTTCTAAATGAACCTTTCCTCAATATGACTTTTGAATCATTTACAAACTGCTATAGAACGGATTCGTGGAACTACAAAGCTTTCAATGGTCTAACCGATACACCATCAAACACATGGTGTCGTTCTCCTG gttcCTTGGAAAAAATAGCGATGGCAGAATTAATAATGGAACAGATTTCGTATGAATTAAATCAAGACCCAATTGAAGTTCGCCTTGCAAATTTAGATCCCATCTTTCGAGatgatattaatgaaattttgaaaactATAAAGGTTAATTCTGATTATGCGGAAAGATTAGTTTCAGTCGAGAAATTTAATTCCAATAACAGGTGGAAAAAACGAGGATTAAGATTTTCTTTTCTAAAATGGGCTCCATTCGGATACCCACATTTAAAT attGAAGGCGCTTTTATAATGGGAGTCGGTTACTGGACATCTGAAAATCTAGTAGTTGATGGTCAAACAGGAGAATTACTAACAAATCGTACCTGGGATTATTGGGTTCCGCAAGCGAGGGATATTCCGCAAgatttcagaatatatttcagAGAAAAATCATTTAGTAGAGAATTAATCTTTGGAGCTAAAG GAACTGGTGAGCCGGCAACGTGCATGGGAATTGCTGTACCTATCGCGATGAGACAAGCGGTATCAGCAGCACGTTTGGAGTCTGGGGTACCAAGTACAAATTGGTTTCCTATAG atgGTCCATACACGGTAGATAAGATTGCCCTTTCGTGTGCCACAAGGATAGAAgactttaaattttactaa